From Bermanella sp. WJH001:
GCCGAATTGTATTGCCTAACGTAACCATGGCAGAGCTTATTCCATATCAAGCGCCGCAAGCTACCTCAGCAGAAGCATCTTGGTTAGTAGGCGCCATTGAGTGGCGTGGCACCATGATTCCGGTGATTTCATACGAAGATTTTTGTGGTCAGCGCTCAGCACCACAAGGGCAAGATTTACGGGTCGCCGTGGTGAACGCACCAAATGGTGAATCCGGCAGTTTACGTTTTTTTGGTATCGTCACTCAAGGTATTCCAAGTTTGATCAAGCTCGAAGCGGCGGCCATTAAAGAAAACCAAAACAGCAATTTATTAAAAGGTCAAAAAATGGCGGTGACACTAGAAACCGGCCATGCGGTGATTCCTGATTTGGATATGATTGAGCAAGAGATTCTTGCACAGAAGTGGCAGTAGAATTTACGCTTAACGGGAGACGCTATATTAAATTGTAGGAACCCGCACCTGCGGGTGAATAGTATTAGATTGGAAAAACACGAGTCTGACGTTGATGGCATGTGTTTAAAGATAAAGCGGATATGTTGAAACATATCCGCTTTTTTATTGGGATCATTTTTAGTGCGTAGCTGATTAACTGCAAAACCGTTCGCAATGAGGAACGAGTGTGTCGAAGTGTGGTGTAGTTGTATGGGTCGTTTGTTAGCTAAAGCTCGATGGTTTTTCTTTTTCGGGGTTGCACCCCGGCCCCCGCTTCGCGGCTAACTATCCGCCAAGTCACCTTGTATATTTAATGAGACTTTTGTTGTTTGGCGGATAAATGCCGCATGTTGTTCTCGTTTCTAATTTTATATCAGGATTAAAATCGGAAATATTTAGAATGTGGGAAATGTACTTTTATAGATATGAGAAAGTAATGTTATGGCAGAATCAGTAGGATGGGTTAGATTGAGCGAAGCGAGATCGTAACCCATCAGTTAAATGTTGGGTTACATTCGTGCCTCATTAACCCAGCCTACGATAGATGCAGGGTTAAAATGGTTTCCGGCTCGCTCGCACCTAAGTCCGGAATGACGAATGAAAAACTTTTGACTTAAGTGTAACGAAAACTTTAGCTGCGTCTCCCGTCTCTCGTCTCTCGACACTGCTTCTAAAAATCGCCCCACTGACTTTGTAATAGCGTCACAGCCGTCAACGCGGCGGTTTCTGTTCTTAATACTCTTGGCCCAATTAATTTAGATTTAAAGCCATTATCACAAGCCTGTTCAATTTCATCTTGAGACAAACCACCTTCTGGGCCAATGGCAATAACCGCTGAGTTTACAGTTGCTGGTGTATTTTGGTTAGCGTGTCCTCTTGGGTCCAGCACCCATTTTTCATCGGCGTTTACACTACCAATCCAATCTTGAAACTTAACCACAGGGTTTAATACAGGTAATACATCACGGCCACATTGCTCACAGGCGCTGATGATGATGCCTTGCCATTGCTTGAGTTTTTTCTCCATGCGCTCAGCATTGAGTTTTACATCACAATGTTCTGTCCATAGCGGGGTGATTTCAGTGACGCCTAACTCAACAGATTTTTGAATCACCAGTTCCATTTTGTCGCCTTTTGAAAGTGCTTGGCCAACATGAATAGCAAGGGGGGATTCGTTTGAGGATGCCACTTTGTTGTTGATTTGTACGGTGACACGTTTTTTATCGCTGTGCTCAATCACAGCGTTAAAATGACATGAATCTTGGCCATTAAATAAAATGAGTTCACGGCCGGCCTGCATACGTAATACTTTGCCCACGTGGTTGGCAGCACTGTCATCTAGGTCAACTAGGGTTGCTTCAGTTAGGGACTGGGGGGTGTAAATTCGTGGGATGCGCATACTAGCCTGCGGTTCGTAAGATGTTAGA
This genomic window contains:
- a CDS encoding chemotaxis protein CheW gives rise to the protein MQSLTSDQQTNEALPCLLIPMKGGRIVLPNVTMAELIPYQAPQATSAEASWLVGAIEWRGTMIPVISYEDFCGQRSAPQGQDLRVAVVNAPNGESGSLRFFGIVTQGIPSLIKLEAAAIKENQNSNLLKGQKMAVTLETGHAVIPDLDMIEQEILAQKWQ
- a CDS encoding 16S rRNA (uracil(1498)-N(3))-methyltransferase → MRIPRIYTPQSLTEATLVDLDDSAANHVGKVLRMQAGRELILFNGQDSCHFNAVIEHSDKKRVTVQINNKVASSNESPLAIHVGQALSKGDKMELVIQKSVELGVTEITPLWTEHCDVKLNAERMEKKLKQWQGIIISACEQCGRDVLPVLNPVVKFQDWIGSVNADEKWVLDPRGHANQNTPATVNSAVIAIGPEGGLSQDEIEQACDNGFKSKLIGPRVLRTETAALTAVTLLQSQWGDF